In Salarias fasciatus chromosome 4, fSalaFa1.1, whole genome shotgun sequence, the DNA window GGGCAGCACACCGCCCCTCCTGTTACCTGCTTTAATTCTAACAGATCAATATGAGCGAAAACCAATTCTTCAACTTTTAATCATTAATAAGGCAGGACTCGCTCCTCTCTGGCGCTTCCTGTTCTCCTTTAGCAGAGATAAACTAAATATTCCTCTTTAGCCTTCGCTTTGCTCTGCAGGAGACTCACGTTACAtttaaatctttcatttcagGAGAATGACGCTTTTCAATTCATTCTTGATTAATTCTCTTTTTTCCCGAGACAAAAGGCGTTTAGTGGGATGTTTCCCCCCCCTCCGGCTGCCATGAGCGGAGTTATCCGCAGTGCAGTGGAGCGAGGACCGGCAGGATCTCGGACCCGCTCCCGGTGGTGAGACACCGGACGAGTCtaaataaaaagcagctgaaTAACTAAACATCGCCGCGGTTCCTCCAGAGAGGCTGCGGCAGCCCGCTCCCCGCTCTGTAACGGGGCTGCGGAGCCGGTGTGAGGAGCCGGTCCGGGTCCCGGGATGCCGGTCTGGCCCGGGTTGCGGGTTTCACTCAccggcggagcggagcggggcggcggggcggagcggcggcggagcggcggtggCGGACGGAgcctctctggtcctcctctactctcgctcctccgccgcctgGCGCATCTTTTGTCCGGGACTCCGGTCGCTTCCTGCCGGGCTCGGCAGCTCTCTACCGGCTCAAGCCGGTATTCaaacgcacgcacgcgcgcgcgagagagagagtctcCGCATCTCGTGAACGCGCAGGGCTCTGAGGCGCCGCCGCGCGCCGCCGCGCCACAGCGCAAACAtctgaaatgtgactgaaaccCGCTTTAACGGAGGGTTTCGAGCCGGGTTAGTTATTCCCACTGCAGGAAAGCCTGTCTGCGGCAATTAGGAGCCCAGCCAGCTATTTATGAGGAAACATTCCAATTATAATCGCATGTGATTTTAATTTTAACCACATTAtaagacgtgtttttttttatttgacctAAAAATAATAACACTTATATCACTGGAGGACTTGGATGAAGTGTCCTCCAGACCGAAGGGCCTTTCATTATTGTAGTGGCCACAAAGCTCCTATTATTCTCACTACCTGAGGGCCAAATTCTGACTGAGCACTTTCCCTCTGAAGAGTTATGAGTCGTTCTGCATCTAAATCATTGAAAATAACCAAATAAACCAACTTGCATGCATTTGATGATTTTACTTTGAATTAAACAGGAATTTGTCAGTTTTCCCCTGTTTCAACTCTGCTTGAAGTCATCATCCAGCCAACGTTTGTAAAAAACTTAAGTTTTTCTGGAAGATCATGTCTGTTATATGAAAACATTACAGATAGTACTGTACAATCACTTTGCTAAATTAACCAGCACTGTTTCTGTCCTGATGAAGTGTTTTATGACAAAATTATTAATGTCTTGTTTGTAACAAAGCAGGTGAGAATCACTTCACGTTGTTTTGATGGTGTGAAATCCTGCTGTGTCAGGCGAACTGGTTTGATCCGGTCGATCAGACGTTTGGATCCTCTCACCCCGCCTTCATCCTCACACTTGTCCTTCCTGCAGGTTGTGTTTGATGAGAGGTGTGGCAGCGAATCCACAGTGAGACCTGCTGCTTAACGGTTACAGAATGTGTCTGCCGGGTGAGAACCGCTCTGAGCCGCCAGGAGGACGGACGTTCCTCCCGCTGCCTCACCCGCCTGGACCCATTTAGTCCAGATCCCGTAAACAAAACTCTGCTGAATTCCAGCAGGAACAATCACTGAAGGTAATTGATTACTCATTGACGCTGGAAGTTAcatcagctgctcacacacactgcttcactGGGCTGGAAATGGTGTGCGTTATGATTGACCACCATCAGCTCAGGTTTGGGGAGAAAATGATTTATCACTGTGTACCACATctggaggtcaaagttcagcgACCAATGACAGTCAGGCAGATTATTCATGAGCAAGAAATTCTAGAGAAAGAAAGAACCTTCAaacatattcatttatttcttcgTTCATTTTGTCGCGTGAGAagtgagctggagctgcagaaccagaaccgtcCAGTACGATCAGTAACTCCAGGTTCTGGGTCGACGAGCTAAAACCAAACCACAGCCTGAACACGTCAGTCAGATCAGTCTGCCCACTCATATTAGGACCTTTtgttttaaaggtgccttaaggagtttgcacgttttatgcgaaacagcgccccctgcaggccttgggcgtaatgcagcttagtgaaaaactcgtccctgtggctcccgtgcacggaagagggggactccttcctcgctcttttagcagcgttcaagtaagatttaagtgtcttctacctggtggagtctgtgtggagctgtggcagtgcgagaagccagtctgttctgactttctggaagatcctgctcagttgttgctcactaagcatctggtggagtaatggcggacaaaatgcaACTTAACAAGCCGgagtgcgcattacgtcattcctttcaaattctcccccaaaaaattctggagccggaccggcactgtgactttcaagtgacaatttagcgctgttagaggtactggtaatgaatatgtcagggcacattgtacacatcattaaaaatgtggaacatatttatggtggaaaataagtatttttaaggttgtaaaactccttaatgcacctttaatctaACTGATGAACTgctaaatgttaatgttttattcTGGATCTGATGCAGAAAAAGACGTGGAACAGAATGTGACAGTGTTTGAATAAATTATTgcaaaaataatattttctgCTCTATTTGTTCTAATTTCTTGttgttcatttatttgcatcttctgctgttaaagctgctgtaggcaggattttgctagtcaatgctaatttttctgtgtttgtctttggattaaatgttagagtatccattgataatcctttaggagtgcagcataactgctctaccgcgagggcgcagcgtttccatctgtctctgttctgagctgaaaaggaatctcgacagctccaggtatctttgaccaatcagaagagcccctgaggctcgaactgtgattggtcgaggggcgttcgttgcacgttcttgtgggaggggcttaacttgcgtaaggacgtgatgtcagagaaaacaggacaggattggctgcgctgggtttcaaattgccatcttagatgggtcaaatcgcatggcggagatgcggaatcctgcctacagcacctttaaatgtttcAATCTGTATTTACTTGTGATGTGATTTAAATTCAGGATATTAACTTTAATACTAATGCACCATTAAAACAGATCTATTTGAATTCATTTTGTTATAATATAAAGACCATAAAGTGAAACAGGCCTCTTTCTCTTCTCCATGAACCTGAACATTTTCTATTTAAAGATATCAGAACTAACTAAGAACAGTGTTTTAGAGGTGGTAAAGCATGTTTAAACGGAACGCTCCTCGTATTTATTCCTATCAGAACGATGTGCTGACGTCAAAGACAGACTGAATCCAATCATCGAGTGCGACTCTCCTCTGGCAAACAGAGGTCAGTCCTTCATGTCTGGAAAATCAGCAAATCGtctcagagcaggaagtgaagaggagagcagagaaagCCTCAGGTACGACCCCCGGACTCATCCTCCACCTCTCATAACATGAAGATCCCGCAGGAATGTTCATCTTGAACCAGACACTGCTGCCCTCCATGTCTGTGAATCGTAGGTTTTCAGATCGCTGGTGTGATCAGGATGATTCCACCCGTCCTGATCAGGATTTGTCACCTGCCGAAGTCGTGACTCACCTGTTGGTTCTCGCTGAGCTTCTGACTGAGGTGAAAGTTCACAGGTTCCCTGCCTGAGCCTGAGGTGAccacacacaggtgtgtttgAGCCCGGCTCGGCCCTGACCTGAGGAGCTCTGAGCAGAGTGACATCTCTGATGGGGAATACATTCAGCCCATGCAGGGAGGCGTGGCAGCAGGTTTGGCTTCAGGGCGATCCTACTCCGCAAAAACTCTGAATGCAAATCTGCAGCAGAGGATATTAATTTGAACCCGAATAGTTTTTATTTACCAGCGCTAACAGAAACCGGGTCCTGCTGCGTCTGggtcctggttcttcagtgGTTCAAAGGGCCACTGGTGAAGCTGGGTTGACTTTAAACGGACAGGACTGAGCGGGTCGTCTCTCCTCACCCGTCAGGTGTCACGGTGACCTTCGCTACGAGCCTCTGGCccggtgcagtgtgtgtgtaaggtAAAATTATTACATAAGCCAAATCCTTTTACAGCCTGTTTGTGCTACACGTTGtgtgaaagacagacagaggctCCTGTGTTCAGCCTGGAGGTTTGAAATAAACTCTGAACCGCTCACTGACTGGCAGCTGCAGATTTATTAGTTTCTGTCCCTGAAATGTGTGGAGATGCTTCCTGGTTTGCTTTTCACTCACTGATACAACCACAGGAGACGGGTCTGAAGTCCATCAGGTGTGCGATCAGAGCTTATGTAACTCCAGCAGACGTCCTCCGCCGTGCGGGACGCCGACGGAGCTTGCTTTGGTACGTTCACCCGAGATGGAGCGACTGCGATCATCTCCGGTCTCGCCAGAGGCCTGGCTCggctctgctctgtcctccggACGGccggctgctctgcagctcgtcAGACTCGGAGCTGATCGTTTCCACTACAGCAGAGTCGCTGCGGGACGAGAAGCCATAAAGGTTTATGTGATGTTCTCTAAACGGTCAGCAGGTCTGGTGATGCAACAGGCTGCAGGAACGACGGCCTGTCTGATAACGGCGTGCAGCCGGCGGACTTTGAAAGGTTCACGCTCGGATGGAGGGATAAGAAACGGCATGCGGAACACGAAGAACCAGGCCGGGTCTCTGCTTTGCATAGGTTCAGGACGCTCCGTCTCACAAGTTTATTTCTGCCACGGGTTTTGGTCTTGTGCATTTTGCAAAATACTTGCTTCCACAAATGAAATCAGGCACAAACATACAGTACATGTCCGCCTCCAGGAGGCTGCGcacgcgtgcgcgcgcacacacacacacacacacgcatacagtACAGAGTATGAAGAGGAACACCTGCTTTTAGAAACTAATACAACATTAATGAGAATAATAAAACCGTTGCTACAACAATGCAACTTAGTAGAATATCTGTCAAGTAACGACGCTATGAAAACTGGTTATGATTCAGCCTGCAGCGATGTGATTCTCTCAGACTGCAGTGAGAAGGATCTACGAGCTGCAGCGGAGAAGAAACGCCGTGTTTATGGAGGGAAGCTGAAAACAGGCTGTAAACAAACCAGGGACCTGAACTTCATGTCTGCTGCAGTAAACCAACAGGCTGAACGGTGCTCTCATTCTTTAAATGGACAGAAATGTACCGGAGGAGAAGCaggtcctcatccaagatggccgccacacAGTCAGGCTGAGGCCGctttgaaaaacatgttttagggAAACATCTAAGAACGGCCTGGGTTTAACACAGGAAGTCAGACAGAGGGGAAGTTCAGGACTCTGAGCTCTGAGGCGTCGGCTCAGTCTCCAGAGGAAGTgctatttcaaaataaaagcctagCAGTCAGTCACTCGGAGTGCTTCTCTTCCCAGGCTGGCGTTACTGTTAGTGGAGGTTAgggcttcctgtcagtctgaacccagtcagtctgtctgtccctctcacCGCCGGCTCGCCCGGACACCTCCCGTCCCGTCGCGGCACCATTTAATCTACCAAGACACACCAACACAGCCGTTAGTTCCCCTCTCAGGCCGTCGCACGCCGCTCGGGCCCAAGGAAAATTCCGGTACggctgacggagctcctccagacTTGGTATAAACCAGAGAGCCAATCAGCTGACGGCTCAGCGGGACGGCGCGTTGTGAAGGCAACAGCAGACTTCAGGTTATCTCAGGTGAATAAAGTCAGTCTGGATTACAGAGAGGTGTTATTTTGGtatataattacatttttttataaataaaggAGGCATGCggtgaatattttaaaattacAAGGCATCTTATTCTGTAATCCTTTAATATATATTTCAGTATGTTGAAGTGGGACTTCAGAGGAAAATGTTCTGCCTGAATACCGGAATTTTCCTTGAATTGAAGGCACACATGTATTAAATCCAACACATCCTCCGTCATTAGAACCTGTgcaggaggtcaaaggtcatcacgACATTCAGCAGACCCCTTCCAGCCGGGAATAAACTGCACAGTCCGCTCAGAAACAGCATGAGGCCTTCGTATCATCATGggaaagaaattaaataaaagtaagtcacaatatgaatgaaatggctaaaaataaataaaaaaaaaacattaattatcacacacagaaatatacaGAAGataaatggttttaaaaaattGTTCATGTATGGTTCATGAATGTAAgttaaaacaattttaaaaaagaagtttttctttgtggctCCCTGATCAGTCTTTCCTCTGGGTTCAttagaaagcagcagcaggaagtctgcAGGGCGATCGCTGGTAATCTGCCCGACGCcaggagcagcacacacaaactgctgacacacagacagaagcaggcagcagcagcctgagcaGAGTCCCATCCTGACCGATCGGATCCATTCAGGGTAAAAACAGTCGGACGGCTTTTTCTCTGTGTCCTGATAAAAGATTATTCGCTGCCGCTCATCCAAGGTTTTGATTGTGTGGAATTAATTTCATGGCAACTTTCAGcactctgctgtcacttccACTACTGCTTGACGAATCTGTCTTAGTCAaagtggccccgccccccctgcccccccctgccccccgcCCCTCAGACCACACTCAACACCTCTGGATGCTCACGGGAGGAAACTCGTTCTCGTCGTCCAGACACACGGGCCCCGTGGCGAACTCGTGCTCCGGAATGACTTCGCCTCTCTTGGCGCCGCCGTCCTCAGAGTAACCTGGACGGAAGCAGAAGACGTCCCACACTCTCCTCAGTTTACAACAAGCTTATCTTCCATGCATTTCTGATGAAAGACtataaaatgcaataaatacgaccaataaacagtaaaaaataaaataaaatagaacaaTAAAAGTAGCTCTCAGTTTGTTTCCTCAATGAATGAATATGGCAACTATGAAATCTGACTTATCTTGATCAGaagcaaaactgcaaaaacctTTTGTTTGTaagaaatgcagttttatttatgtatttattatattAGTGCAGATATCACACTTAAAAAGGCCAACATGACATTATTGACAGGCAGTATCTAATAAAGCGATCATTTGAGCTATTTTAAACCGAACGACTGGTCAAAGGTCTAAAGAATCCTGGAACCGGACAGAAGCTGTGCTTTAGGGTGGGTGTGAATGTTTTTGGTGGCTCCGGTCCTGCCTGAACAGAATGAGTGTGTCGGGTCCTCACCGGTGAGCGTGGCGCTGACGGGCGCCGCCGACGCCGGCAAGGCCGCCGTCTGAGCGTAGGACGGGCAGCTGGGAGCAGGCGAGGACGGGTCCGAGGCCTGAGGCCccgcctcctcatcctcctcatcatcagcACCAAAGAGTCTgtagacaggaagaggaagaggttaACTCCGCCCACTCCATCTGCATGACACAGAAAGGCACTGAAGCACTTTTCGTCACCTGAACTGGTCGAAAATAATACAACGTCACACGGAAACAGTTTGTTTGTCACGCAGCCGCCGGCTCCacctgtcactttcactactgcttgtCAGCCTGCGATCGGCCGGTGAAGCCGGGCCACCCCCCCTGCTCACCTGTGCTTGTGAGCCAGCCTGCACTCGCCGCCGTCCTGCGGATCCACGTCGTAGACCAGGAACTGGCCGTCGGCCGTGGCcaccagcagccgcagcagcttcTGGATTCTGGACGACAAAGTCACTTTCAAagtcagcagaaacacacaaaaacaaacacacacaaccactcattttaaaagacgtaCCACGAGCAGAGAACACAAGTTCAGGACATTTCATCAGAAACGAGACCTTGGTGATTAAACTATGCAGCGCCTCAGGTCTGAGAGTGACACCACTGGgaaaacaggaagctgctctGAAGCTCTGTGCAGACAGAAACCAGCTGATCCACAGAGATCTACCTGCTGAGGCCTCCAGCAGTGGCTGCAAATGCAAACAAGCTCATGTTTCCTGTCTGAAGGCAACAAATCTCCGAGACGCCGCAGTGAGAGCGAGGGCGGAGGAGGGAACCCGAGACGCTAGCAGCCGGAAGCCTCACATGGCGAGCGAGCAGACGACCTTCTGGCCCGACGAGAAGAGGTGGACGGTGGCGAAGGCGCGGTCCTGGCTCATCATGCCCGACACCTGAGCAGGGAGGTAGCTGCTGGCCGCCGAGAACATCTTCCCCACGTAGGCCGTCCAGGTGGCGGCGGAgccgtcggcggcggcggcgtccgctCCGCTGCAGCGGTCAGAACAACACCCAGCACTCAGCCAACACGgcggggcgtgtgtgtgtgtgtgtgtgtgtgtgtgtgtgtaccttggtCCCAGTGGCTCCAGTTTGAAGATATGTACAGTCTCTGTGTTGCTGGACGCACAGAGGAACTGACCATCAGGGCTGAAGGACAAGGAGCTGATACTGACgtacctgcagacacacacacacacacacacacacacacacacacacacagaggctgacTCCTCCGGGTCGTGGAGCGGGGCAGTGCTGAGGGACGGCCAGCTCTCTCACCTCTTCATGCCTCTGCGGAACTCGAACAGGCGCTGGCCGTCGGGGACGGAGAAGACCCGGATGACGGTGCCCTGCGGTGACCAAGAGCCAGCTGATTATCGGGGTTGCCACGGTTACCAGGCGGTCACCCGGCGCGGCGGTCGCCCTCACCCTCTCCGAGGCGCTGGCCAGCCTGGTGGCGGAGGTGTTGAAGGCGAGAGCCGCCAGAGGACTGTCGTGAGCCGGGATCATGGTCACCGTGTCCTGAAACCACACGGCGGAGGTTACCGGAGCCCCTCCAGCCTCACCGGGCGCCCCCGTCCCGCCCACTGCAGGGGGGAGACTCTTCTCACCAGAGCGTTGGCGTCGTACACGAGGATCTCCCCGATGGCGGCGCTGCCGGGGTACACCAGGTAGGAGTTGGAATGATTGATGGAGAGAGCACACAGACCTGAAGAcagagaggcggaggaggtgaggccgggcgggaggagggggggggggggggggggggagccggTCCACCGGGACGGGTCACCTGCAGGGTTGGACGGAGTGTTGAGCAGagtcttcagcagcttcatgtctTTGATTGTGGATATAGATGGACTCTTCAAGGCACACCAGTCTCTGCAGggagcagcagcatcagaaCCACATGGAGCCGGACCGACGCTGGACCTCAGTCCGTCCACGATGCTCACTCACTGAGGCTAAcggaatgaaaacacagccaGCGGAGCTGCAGGGCGTGTAGAATTCAATGGAGAGAAAGTCATGAGAAACTAAGAAAGTGTGAGGACAGTTTGttagcagaggaggaggagtctgctAATGTGGCTAAAACTGCTTAAAACtaaaatcaaaaacagaaaaatacctCCAGCAGAAGAAATGGCTGATACTGTACTAAAACTGCTAAACCAtgtaaaacagctaaaacctTTGAAAATATAAACCCAGCTCGGGTCTTTTCTAAagttaaacagagaaaaacaaagaaagtaaCAATTAAAAGAGCAAAATCAGCTCAAATGGAAAGAAGGGTAGATCACACAGTCTCTAGTTTTAAGATCAGACTTTTCTTTTGAACAAAATCTGCAGTTCAAGACCCTCTGGAGTCTTTCCCAGTGACGCTGCTGCAGGTTCAGCCGCTGACAGACATCACATGACAAGACAGGGTTAAAGTCACAGCCAGCCTCCATGACTTCCTCTAATGAGTTCATAACAAGCTGACAGACTGAGAGTGAGAATAAATACTGATCATCCAGTTTGATGAGTTTCCCCCACATCAACaagcttcctgcagcagctctggacTCAGACTCTGAGTCTGCTGCTCGGTGAAACAGGCCTGTGGGAAAGTCGAAGGTTCCCAGAGACTGAAGGAACGTTCAGCGGTCGTATTTCCATCAGCAGGCTGCCGTGGAGTCACAGCAGGAGGTCTGCAGCGCCTCAGTGAGACCAGCTCAGCTTCGTTACAAACGACTCCGAggagccaaaacacacagagagagagagaccagctTCAGCAGAGAGTCGTCCTCCGACGCTCAGTCAggcttgacctctgacctcagtcaGGTCAGTCAGGTTTGAAAacagaacatctggagaaacaaCTCCTCGAATGTGTTCTAGTgacccctctgacccctgaccccctgaccgcCTCACCTGCCTGCTGAGCCGGACGGACAGGATGTGGTTGGGGTAGCTGTAGCTGCAGATCTCCGTGCCCTTCTTGAAGTGGTAGATGTTCATGCGCTGCGGCGCGGCGGAGctgaccaccaccaccagactGCTGGAGAACAGACGCTCCACGATGAAGACGTCCGGGGCGTCTGCTGAGGAGACGGACACGGAGCTCCGTGAtgtagagagtgtgtgtgagtgtgtgtgtgtgagtgagagagaggaagacgtgCAGCACTGACCACTCTCATGGATGCAGTCCAGTTTATCCACCGAGGTCAGAGAGAAGAGCCTGTAGCCGCTCGCCGTCCCCAGAGCCAGagac includes these proteins:
- the LOC115386964 gene encoding LOW QUALITY PROTEIN: WD repeat domain phosphoinositide-interacting protein 1 (The sequence of the model RefSeq protein was modified relative to this genomic sequence to represent the inferred CDS: inserted 2 bases in 1 codon), whose amino-acid sequence is MNIYHFKKGTEICSYSYPNHILSVRLSRQRLVCLEESIYIHNXKDMKLLKTLLNTPSNPAGLCALSINHSNSYLVYPGSAAIGEILVYDANALDTVTMIPAHDSPLAALAFNTSATRLASASERGTVIRVFSVPDGQRLFEFRRGMKRYVSISSLSFSPDGQFLCASSNTETVHIFKLEPLGPSGADAAAADGSAATWTAYVGKMFSAASSYLPAQVSGMMSQDRAFATVHLFSSGQKVVCSLAIIQKLLRLLVATADGQFLVYDVDPQDGGECRLAHKHRLFGADDEEDEEAGPQASDPSSPAPSCPSYAQTAALPASAAPVSATLTGYSEDGGAKRGEVIPEHEFATGPVCLDDENEFPPIKWCRDGTGGVRASRR